A portion of the Nyctibius grandis isolate bNycGra1 chromosome 31, bNycGra1.pri, whole genome shotgun sequence genome contains these proteins:
- the TMEM38A gene encoding trimeric intracellular cation channel type A isoform X2: MSRKSPFASWLCAMLHCFGSYILADLLLGESPLDYFSNNSSVILATAVWYLIFFCPMNLFYKCVSFLPMKLIFVAMKEVVRVRKIAAGVHHAHHRYHHGWFIMMATGWVKGSGVALMSNFEQLLRGVWKPETNEILHMSFPTKASLYGTILFTLQQTRWLPVSEANLIFFFTMFMIVCKVFMTATHSHASPFAPVESFICPVFFGSVSSGHTSHHHDQHRASHEVSHPPPPPAKSKEELNEGTRKRKAKKAE; the protein is encoded by the exons ATGTCTCGTAAGAGCCCTTTTGCCTCCTGGCTTTGTGCTATGCTCCACTGCTTTGGAAGTTACATACTTGCTGATCTGTTACTTGGCGAATCACCTCTCGATTACTTCAGTAATAACTCCAGTGTCATCCTGGCCACAGCAGTCTG GTATTTGATATTCTTCTGTCCCATGAACCTCTTCTACAAGTGTGTTAGCTTTCTGCCTATGAAGCTCATCTTTGTGGCAATGAAGGAGGTGGTCAGAGTTCGTAAAATTGCAGCTGGGGTCCACCACGCTCATCACCGTTACCACCACGGGTGGTTCATTATGATGGCTACTGGATGGGTCAAAG GTTCTGGTGTTGCCTTGATGTCTAACTTTGAGCAACTGCTGCGTGGGGTCTGGAAGccagaaacaaatgaaattcTTCACATGTCCTT CCCTACAAAGGCTAGTCTGTATGGCACAATCCTCTTCACTCTGCAACAAACTCGCTGGCTCCCTGTCTCTGAAGCCAACCTCATCTTCTTTTTCACCATGTTCATGATAGTTTGCAAG GTTTTCATGACAGCAACTCACTCTCACGCCTCACCTTTTGCTCCAGTGGAAAGCTTCATCTGCCCAGTTTTCTTTGGCTCTGTTTCTAGTGGACACACTAGTCATCATCATGATCAGCACAGGGCCTCCCATGAGGTTTCCcatcctccacctcctcctgcaaAATCAAAAGAGGAGCTAAATGAAGGCACAAGGAAAcggaaagcaaaaaaagctgaataa